The region TTCTCGTCTCGCATCTGAGGACGGCAGAGCAAACGCCACCGCACGCCACGCACCATGCGAGTCCAGCGGAATGCGGGCGAACCTTCAAAAGTTCCTGCTAGGTTCTTACGTGGCATTGTCTGAACCCTCCTGCTGAATCATGTCAACCCGCACGACCTGCGTCGGATTGATCGCCAGACCGAGAAGGCAGACGACTGTCACCCGTCCTTTGGATTCGTCGTCAACTGCCACGAAAGTCTTTGACTCATCGCCCGGATCAGACCACTCCGGTTTGAACTTAACTCTTTGACCTTTAGTAATCACTTTCGCTTCCCTTGGGTAAATTCTTGGGTAAATCGGGACGCCCAAAAGGAAGTTTACCCAAGAACATAGCGCCAAACCAGCGAAATACGCATGGTCGCCAGAAAAAAACACTCTTACACAGTGGATGTCGTGGGTTCGAGTCCCCCACCGCCCATTAAATCCGAAACCCGCTGTAAGGCAAGGACTTATAGCGGGTTTTTTCGTTTGTAAAACCTGCGTGAGTTCCAGAAAACTACCCCCTCGACTACCCCTTTCGGCTGCGGGGTAGTCCGTTTTAGCCCGCTCGGATGCCGGATATTATGAAACTCGTTCTGAATCCTTCGCCGCCTGCTGAACGAGGTTTCTGATGTTCGATGTCTTCTCGAAAAGGAACAAGTCGCTTCCCGATACTTTCACCTACGACGACCTTCCCACTGAGTTCAGAAATCAGGTGCTTTGGATTTGGAGAGATTCCATTTTCAAAATCTCGCTGTACTACACGAGCACACAACGTCAGGCGAATAGACTTCTGAACTACATCCACAAAATCGTGTGCGAGGAACATGGCCTCTTGGAACTCAGCAACGAGGGCGGTGCTGAAAATCAGTTAGTCGATGCGTTGCTCAATTCAGATAACTTGGTTTTGGTCCTGGACATCATCGAACTCACGTTCAGGGCGTATCCGTTCTTCCTGGAAGATGAAGATGAAAACTCGAAGCCAGCAACAACCCCGGAAGATGCTGTCGCAGCCTTGAATCATCGTTTCAGAGAACATGGCCTAGGCTACGAGTTCAACAAAGATTCACAGTGCCTGATCCGCATTGACAATACTGTGACGCATACCCAAGCGATACAACCTGCGCTGCATCTTCTCGCAGCCACCGAATACAAAACGGCGAATGAGGAGTTTCTCGAAGCGCTCGAAGACTTCAAGAAGCACGACTACGATGACTGCCTGACCAAGTGTTGCTCGGCGTTCGAGAGCGTGATGAAGATTATTTGCGACAAGAAGGGCTGGCCATATCAACAGAACGACACTGCGAAGCCCTTAATTAGCACGATCATCACGAACACAGGATTGCCGACATTCTTCGCTGATCCGCTTACGCTCATTGCAACGCTGCGGAACAGGCTTAGCAAATCCCATGGGCAGGGTACGCAGCCGAAGTCGCCTGATGATTTTATCGCTCGCTATGCCATCAATGCGACCGCCTCGGCAATCCTACTTTTGCACGAAGCAGCGAACAAGTAATGCTGGAAAGACTCACTGGACTTCGATCAGTGGAAAGGAATAAGCCGACTTTGCGTCAGTCGGGTAATAGAACGGTCGCTCATTGTTCGCCAAGAGTCTTGCCAGCATTCGTGAGAGAAAGAACGGCATGGCGATATTGTGCATGCGCAGTGTTGAGGGCCACACTTCAACCTTATTCGTCGTAAGCGACGGCATTGCGAAGCGTCCTTGAAGCGAGCCAACGAAATGCGGAGCTAAGTTCGGATCGATTCCCGACGCCTTCCAGGTATTAGGAAAAGTCTCTTTGCCGGTTTCAGGTAAGTCGCCGCTCATTGCGATAACAGCGCAGAAGATTTCGCCAGCGTTCTTTTGCTCGTAGAGGAACTCGGTGGCGTTGCGAATGTTTGCCAATCCTCTTTCGAGGTGGCTCGGAGACTCTGCTGCCCTGCGTCGGTGGCTAAGCGTTTTCTTTACCTGAATGATCCCTCGAACTGCTTCTGGTTGGACAATGACGATGTCTTGCATTCGATAGATCGGGCTGTGGTATTGTTCATCGTGGATCAGCAAGTCTATTTCCGGACAGTGCCGATTGGATTTCTGCGACCTCCCGAAAATGAATCCCTTGTCGATTGAAAACCGCTTCGGCAAAAACCCTCGCAACCATTCCCGAAGAAGATGCTCACATAGATTGCCAGTGTGTGTGTGATCCTTTGAGTCACGCCCGAGAAGGCGGGCGAAGTTATCGCATTGAGTGACGATCACTTGCGATTGTGCGTCGATAAACGCCATTAAGCCTTCAGCCTCAATCTCGGACTGAGTTTTCTTGGCCATACTACCCGTTCCCCGTCCTGAATCCCGCTACTCGGGCAATTGCTTCCAGCGTCTTATGAGCCGTCTCAACCGATCCGCAGGCCATGAGTAGTGCTCCTGCGGCTTCAATGGCTACGAGGCCGTTATTGAATGCATCGCCATGAAGAGGATTGCCAACATGAATCGGTTTTTTCAGTGGCTTCGGCCCACGCTTGCCCGGCTTCTTCTTCCCGGCCTTCTTGTCGTTTGATTTCGTCATGCTCACAGCCTGCGGGGTGAAACTGACCCCATGTTCAGCCGTGAGAGCCGCCGCAACATCCTTCGGCTTCGCCTCAGGATTTGCGGCCATATAGTCTCGAATGACTTGCGACTTGTTGATACCGGCGGACTTCTTCTTGGCCACGGCTGCGGACTCCTGATGTTGTTTCTAAGGGGATCACTCTAGCGTAATTGCTCACCCGCTCCATAGATACGGCATGAATCTACTTGGCCCTGTTCTCGTCTTCCTAACGTGCTTGAGCGTGGCAACGCTCAAGCACTCTCTAAACCAACCGGCTGTTAAGGCCGAGCACTTCGTGAAGGCTTCCTACGAGATTCCATTCGATGCTTCTCGAATCCCAGAGCCATTCCCACAACAAGACTTCTGCGCCCAAGTTCAAGGCCGACCGTTTCGCCCGCTCCGCAGAGCAGGCCGATGGATTGGAGAGCGCCGCCCCCTTCGAGCCGTTGGGCGATTCTTATTTCGTCGATGCCGTCGTTAGGAATTGAAGCCGTGCTGACTCAATAAGGTAATGAAAATTACTGTCGAGGTAGCATTTGAGATTGGCGATGTTGTCTTTCTCCGAATGCGAGAAGAGCGGATTGGCGGGTTGGTAACAAGGTTTGCCGTTGGAGCAGGCGGCGTAACCTACGCCGTTGCGTGGGGCACCGGACAAGAGACGTGGCATTACGCCTTGGAACTTAGCGTCGAGCATATTCCAAACTATGTGACGTGAAGAATTGAAGCCATCTCCACTCAATAAGGAGATGAACTATCTTGATCTTTTCAGTGGCATCGGCGGCTTCGCTCTGGCGGCTCGCTGGGCAGGACTCACGTTTGAGAACCACTTCAACAGCGACATCGACGAATACTGCAACCGAGTCTATGCCCATCACTTCCCTGAGGCAATTCAACTAGGCGACATCACGAAGATCAACGGCAACGAACTCAAGGAGAAGTATGGCGGAGAGTGGATTATCACGGGGGGCTTCCCCTGCCAGGACGTTAGCAGCGCCGGCAAGAAGCGAGGAATCACAGCCGAGAGGTCCGGTCTTTGGTCTGAGTATGCACGGCTTATCTCCGAACTCAAGCCGCAAGCGTGCATCATCGAAAACGTTCGAGGCCTGTTCAATCGAGGCTTTCAACGAGTCCTCAATGACTTGGCCAACTGCGGGTATGATGCGGAATGGCGAACTCTTCGAGCCTGCGACTATGGCCTTCCGCACAACCGGCAACGAGTCTGGATTGTTGCCTACGCCCAGAGCGATGGACGCCCAGCAACTACAGAACTGCCTACGATCTTACGAGACTTGGGACGATTGCTCGAATCTAACGGCACAAATGATTGGCTGGGCCTTTGGACTGCACGGCAGAGAGCCGAGACCGAGCGGGCATTACGTGGCCAACCACTTGTTTATGGTCGGCCTGATGGGGTATCCGACCGAGTGGCTTTCAAGCGTGAATTAGCCAGGGTCAAGGCGCTGGGTAATTCGATCTGTCCGGTAATCGCTCGTGACATCTTTGGCCGCATGATTCGAGCGGGGCTGATTTAGATGTCGATGCCGACTAGGCCAAGCGTGTTTAACTTGGCAAGCAGCGTGTTGAATGACGATTGCAACCCAGCACCACTATCGTCAGAGTTCAGCGGCATCGTCTGCAATCCAACAGGCGTACATCCGTTGAAAGCGAGCGTGCCGCCAGCCGCACCACACGTTACTGCGCTGCTGCTGTTGCCCACACTGACGTAACCGGTCAGACTGGTATAGCCACCAGTTGACCCAATCAACACAGTGCCGCCAATTGTAATATCAGGCGCACCCATCGACGACGTGATATTCAATGCTTGCACGCCACCTGCTGTAATCTCAAACGAGTTTGAACCTAGCGCCACACTGCCCGCACCAGTGGCATCTCCGATATCGTTGATGGCAACACCCCCGCCGCTAGGCAAGTCGTGAAAGCCCAGCGATGAGCCAGAGTCTGTGCCATAGTACTGATCGGCAGCGGGCGACGACTCATCTCCAACCAACTTGATTCCCGAGGAGTCGGAGGTAATTGACTTCTGGACTTTTACATCAGCGTAAAGGTTCGGCGTGCCTGTGTATGTCAGGTTGATCGTGTCGGTATCAGAGATCATATCGCCGACAGCCTCTTGTGCTTTTACGTCAGTGAATTGGATTGCATCGACTACCCCAGCGGTAAGTACGTGGGTCACTGTTTCCCCGCCGCTGTAGGCAACACCCGTAGTTCCTTCCACGCCACGATTAACAAACCACGTCTGCGGGTCTGATTGTCCGATGACTTCAATCAGTTCGTCACCAATCTTGACGATGAAAATGGGGCCGATGGGAAACGATGTTCCATCGACTACGGTGAAGGTCGTTACGCTGCCGTTTGCTACGGGGCCATCGAGCGTAGTCACGGCGTTGTTTGAGAAGTAATATGTCATGCCTTATCTAGGCTTGCCGCATCCACAATCTTTCCGCTTCGCTGCCGCCTTCGCCATCCCCACTCTGCAAACTGCTGTCACTCGATGTGGCTCGTTGTTCGTCGGCACGATGCGCCCGCAGTTAATGCATTGCACCTTGCCCGGTTCGGTTCGCTTGAAATCGCATCTCATGGAATCGGTGTCACGTCGCAATCGAAACCAAAGTGAATCAATTCGGCAGAGAAGCGAGTTACCCAACCATCGACGTGGATAGTGCCACCCTCGGTGCAATCGTACGGGCCACCGGTTGCGGCTTCTGGGTCAGCGCCCAGGTTGCCAGAGAATGAATAACTCCCAATCGGTGGCGTCACGCCGAAAAACTCCTGATCGGTGTCGATTCGCATCGAGAGCCGCAAGTAAGTGGGCGGGCCACTCTCGCCGATGTTAATGCCTATCCAACGAATGCGGCCTGTTGCCGTGCTGCAAACATTGGGAGCGCCGACGATGTAGCCGCCGCAGTCGAGCGGATCACTTCCAGTAAGCGGCGTGCCACGGTCAATTGTGATCGTCTCTCCTTCGAGACATCCGCACTCGTCAATCGTGTTGTAAAAGTACAGACTCCATCCAGAGGGAACAGAACCGCTACACGCTGGGCATTCACTCGGGCAACAGCAATCAGAACTTGTTGTTCTGATGCCAGTGCCGAACAGCCCAACGTAGGTGATTATCTTCCCGTCTCGGGTCGCAATCTTCATTAGCAGTCCGTTCCCTCGATCAGGCTTTCCCAGTCTCCGACTGGGCCGCACGCTTCGACGTAGATAGTTGCCTTTTTGCATTGCACGTCGCCGTCGGTGTTAACTCGCAAATCAACGATTGGCGTTCGGGCAACTTTGGCAATTCCGACAACTTCCCAATTCCACTCGAACGCATCGCCCGGCGCATTCTTCAAGCCAGCACGCTCTAGCAATACTTTGGCGTTGTCGATGCCTGCGTGACCCCTCGGATTTGTTGCAACCGTGGGCGTCGTTGGTGGCGGCAAGCAGTAATCGCCTTGCACATCAATTACGAAATTGTCGATTGAGGGAGTGCCGCTGCTGCAACAGTCGCCGTTGAGCAACGCAGTGGCCCGCAACGCTACGTGCTGGTAACTCTCAACGTAGTACTTTCCTTGGCTGTAGTCGTACTTCGCTTGGCCGTAAGCGCCCTCCACAATGTCTTGCTCATGGCCGAAGGGAGCGTAGACAAAGAACGTGTCAGAACCTTCGACCGGTGCAATGCCCCAATCATGTTTAACAAGCGTGGCTCGGAACTTCATGTCGTCTGGGTCGATGGCTTCGTAAGCGTGCCACATAACCCAAGGAGCAAGCATCTCCATTTCCACGATGTCGTAAACGGCTCTCGTCTCGTCATCGCTTTCAGACTCCGACTCGCCTTCATCAACGAACGAAGCGCTGCCACGCCTCTGACACCAACCCTGATAGCCTTCGAGGCCAACCCAACGATTCTCCAGATTGTCGCCGCCCTTGTACGGGTCAAAGACTTCGATCTCAGTCGCACCGTCAGCGACTTCCCACTCATCGGACTCGTTCAGAGTCATAATCGCCGCTTTGGCGTGACCATTGGCCCACGTCAAATCTTCGAGCAGTTGAAAACGAGTCAGCGACTTCCCCGGCCTGCCACTGAAACGTGGCTTGATGGCTTGGGGGCGATTACGTGGCTGACTGCGTTCGTAGGAACGAACGCAGTCTCGGATACGACGGTTCTGTTCATCGCTGAAATAGACTTGCTCTCCGGCCATTTAGAACCCTTCCAGCGTTTCAATGCCAAGGCTGTCGAAGTCTGCTTGCTCGATGACATCCCAGTCCGTATAGACAGGAACTTTCGGTCCAACGAGTTGAGCAGCGCCAGCGTTGTCGAGCAGAATCGGAAACGATGCACGCTCTTCGGTTGGGTTGCCGTCCTCGTCTGGCATGAAAATATCAACAAGCACGCCGCCCTTGAGTTCCCGATACCCTTGCTCAAGGATTCTGACTTTCCATTCGTCATCACGAATGGCGAACTCACCTGTAACGGTCCAATAGTAAATCTTCTTGTCGTCCGCTTCGCCGGTCGGAATCATCGCCGTCTGTCGTTCGGAGATTTCAATCCCCCGACAACGGCAAGTACGGGCAAAGAAGTCCAGCCAGTCCGAATCGTTGATTTTGTTGCGGAAGGTCTTGGCGAGATTGCGAGGGTTGTACGGCAGGTTGAACGTGTAAGTGAAGGACTCGATAACGTCCTCGACTTCAACGGGAGTCTCAAACTTATCTCCGGCCTTGTTCAAAATTGCGACATTATTTACGTCGTGTTCGACAATCTTCGTGTCAGCCGTGTAACCCCAGCGAACGACAGGCGGTTCATCGAGCGGGTTTGCGAATGGCTCAACGTCAGTGTTGAAAGTGGCTGTGATCTTGAAGACGATGCCACGCCTGCCGCTGAGACTTGAGAAGGCGCAGTTGGAAGAGACG is a window of Anatilimnocola floriformis DNA encoding:
- a CDS encoding STM4504/CBY_0614 family protein — protein: MFDVFSKRNKSLPDTFTYDDLPTEFRNQVLWIWRDSIFKISLYYTSTQRQANRLLNYIHKIVCEEHGLLELSNEGGAENQLVDALLNSDNLVLVLDIIELTFRAYPFFLEDEDENSKPATTPEDAVAALNHRFREHGLGYEFNKDSQCLIRIDNTVTHTQAIQPALHLLAATEYKTANEEFLEALEDFKKHDYDDCLTKCCSAFESVMKIICDKKGWPYQQNDTAKPLISTIITNTGLPTFFADPLTLIATLRNRLSKSHGQGTQPKSPDDFIARYAINATASAILLLHEAANK
- a CDS encoding DUF6602 domain-containing protein, whose translation is MAKKTQSEIEAEGLMAFIDAQSQVIVTQCDNFARLLGRDSKDHTHTGNLCEHLLREWLRGFLPKRFSIDKGFIFGRSQKSNRHCPEIDLLIHDEQYHSPIYRMQDIVIVQPEAVRGIIQVKKTLSHRRRAAESPSHLERGLANIRNATEFLYEQKNAGEIFCAVIAMSGDLPETGKETFPNTWKASGIDPNLAPHFVGSLQGRFAMPSLTTNKVEVWPSTLRMHNIAMPFFLSRMLARLLANNERPFYYPTDAKSAYSFPLIEVQ
- a CDS encoding DNA cytosine methyltransferase, producing the protein MNYLDLFSGIGGFALAARWAGLTFENHFNSDIDEYCNRVYAHHFPEAIQLGDITKINGNELKEKYGGEWIITGGFPCQDVSSAGKKRGITAERSGLWSEYARLISELKPQACIIENVRGLFNRGFQRVLNDLANCGYDAEWRTLRACDYGLPHNRQRVWIVAYAQSDGRPATTELPTILRDLGRLLESNGTNDWLGLWTARQRAETERALRGQPLVYGRPDGVSDRVAFKRELARVKALGNSICPVIARDIFGRMIRAGLI